The nucleotide window ATTGTCATGATGTCTTCACTAGTTCTTAATCGATAAGCTCATAGAGGATCCGAAGTCCCCCCCAGCCTTACTGAAGCCAAGGCCAATTCCCCCTATTGCAAATCCTTTATTGACAACCTCGCCAGGTCTTCATCCCTCGTGGAGACGTTGTATGCTAGGCTGTTGGCTTTCTATATACCATGTCTTTCTATCTGACCCCCGACCTGCCGCCACAGGGTTCCTCCGTCACATTCTATGAATCCTCCTTTTTCAAGCATAGTCAGGAGCACCCAACCTTCATACTCCTTCGCCAAGCCCGATTGTGTTCCGCACCCACGCGCCGAGTGCATGAGGTTACGTCAGCCAGCTGTGTTCAAAGAGCTTGGACTTGTCGTGAAACACATTGACAACTCAAACGCCGGTATCAGGGAGGAACGGTGCCTTTGGGCCATTCACCACTTGTTACCTGAAGTTCCAGTTCCGAGATCTACGGCTGAACACAAGAAACCGGCATCACATTCCTCTCTATAGAACATATTGATGGAATCATTCTACGTGATCGTTGGGGCACTCTAAGCGCTATCGAGAAGGATAGCGTCTGTGAAAAGCTTAGGTCGATGGTCACCGAATGTCTCATCTCCACCTAGCTGCTGATGATCCATTCATCGGTAGGTATCCCAACTCACACTTCCTCCCAGACATAAGCGGTGCTCAGGTAACATCGACCGCGGGAACGTGAGAGACATGATCTTTACCGACACAAACTTCCCACCCGCTGGCGTTTTTTCTTCAGCAGCTGAATTTCACGACTGTATGTCGAGCATGTTCAAATGACCAACGACGGCTGATGATCCACATCTTGATCCTACTAGTATCACAGAGCCTTACTGAGAGATGCTACCAGACGATTGTGACATCCACTTCACGCACGGCAGATCTACATAATGGTGTCCAAAGATTCGCTTTGCCGTGTACTGGCGATTATTGACTGGGAACAGTCCGGCTGGTACCCCGCCTATTGGGAGCTTTGCAAAGCCGAACTGACTACTGAACCCCAGTCACAGTGGCAAGTTGTTTATTTAGGCAAGATTTTAGATGAGCCAGATTTGCGCTTAGACCTTCTACTCTTACGTCCGCTTATTTACTCCTTAGTGTAATGCCCCTAACACAAACAATTGCTGCTTTGTACTTGGTGTGCAGGGAGATGTGCCGTTATAGCTTGACTAGCGGCTAGTCAATTCATCATTGAGCTCTTAATACATCCTTCATGGGTCGCACTGAATTTCCCATTCAGTCATCGTCACGAATAGTCGCGATGAGTGGCGTTCCATGATCAAGTCTAAGCCCTGTATTGAACTCTCCCTTTGTCACCAACAATGCAATACTTATCAGAGGTTATCTTTCATTACGTGGAATTCTTCAAGCTAATGTAAATCTAAGGAAGAGAACTGCCAAGTCTGAACCGGATAGTTTGTCTGGCTGGCAGTTGAGCAATGCCTCCTCATGTCCATTACTATCGATGTCTTGAATGGCGCCCCCATTCACAGCTAAACCTTTtcagtatttatatattaacaTTAGTATTTGAAACTATTAGGATATTTAAAAAGTGTAGAGACTAGTTAAAGAGGGGTATTAAAGCCTGGTGGTCTCTGATTAAATCAGTTACGGCGTATAAAGAACTTGCTAAACTCGGCGTTACTCTCAAGCCTTTCCAAAGTACCACTATCGTATTGCAGAATCAGCTCCAGACCCCGACTCTCATTATGAGGAGGTGGCAGAATAATGCAACGGCCGTCAGGTTTACCCTCAGTATCCCCAACAGTAACGCGGAATGCAGAAGGATACCCAAGATGACGCCCGAAATAAATGTCGTTGTATCTATGCGCTTGAAGACAGACTATGAGCATGTCCGGTCCCGGGTATCGGTCGACATTCCAGGTCAAGGAAGTAGTTTTGGGCATTTGATTGAGCAGCCCAACGAGACGCCTTACTGCCTTGTCGTTGACAGCAGCAATGGCTCGCTGGATACTACTCGCCAGCTTACCATAAATCTTTTGTCCGTCTTCTCCATTGTGTAGAGAAGCAACAGACACTCTGGCGACCGCGTTCGGCTCCGCAAAATTCCCCCAATAGTTGGACGGGAGTGGCGAACTTTCCATTCGTTCTCTAGCGTCAACAGTGATTGATAGCTTTGCCTCTGGGTATCGATGATGATCTATCTGCCTGGCCATGACAACGTGGCGCCAGAGGAAAGCACAGATAGCTTCGGTCGTGCTCAGCTTAGTATTGGCAGCACCTTTCAGGGCATGATTCTTGAGCAGCGAGAGGTTCTCGGCAGAGATGAAGAATATGCCATGTTCAACCGACTGTACCTCGGTAGCTTCGTAGTTTGTTGGGTTCAAGAAAGTGCAAGGGGTCTCTGTGAGCTTCCAATCAGGAAATTCTTCTAGAGTCACGCCTTGTTCACCCTCAACGACCGAGCTTCGATCAAGAGGCGTGATTGGCATGGTTCGGAGGCCGAGTCCTTTGGTAATGGAAGCCAGGTGCATGCCTAATGTCTTGTGCAAGATAAAGTTGCAGACGCCATCGCCCGCCACATGCTGCATATCAGTCAGTGTTTGTAAAGGAAAAGTCGGACCACTAGGCTTGTGTTGCACAAGTCGCATTGCAGGCGGTCGTGTAACAAGGAGCAAAAGGTATATCCCACAGGTAACGTGGACTCACATGAAGACAAGTCCCGAGTATAAGGCCCCCAGAAATAAAGTTACACTGAAGTACCAGCGCCGGAATACTGGCTCCCGGAACTAGCTTTGCCGATGTGCCGAAGATAATGTGTCTCGGTATATCAAGCGGAAAATAAGCCCTTTCAAGTTGGTGGAACGTACCGAACTTCCATAAAGCCCGAAGTTCGGGTGCCGTGTAATCCTTGTAGTTGAGTCTGGCGCCTTGGTTGCTATCGAATAgaagctcaacctcctcccgATCGTTATCGGTGGGCCGTCGCACGGAACATGCAAGTTCTGGGATGCCAATGATCGTGTTGACTAAGGCCCGTTCAAACAGATGAAAGATATATGTCTTGTCCGCATTCTGTGACACAGGGAAATACAGACATGATGAGATGTAGTCCCTCGGAGCGATTTGGTCGATTGCTGAGAGTTTGACTATCTTTCCATGCGCGTTTGGCTGTGGTTGAACAGTAGTAGAGCTAAAGTAGGCGGATGGGGTGAATGGAACGTCAGTGAACATGGCGAGGATGCTGCTTTAGCGATGTTAAGCTTGATAAATGCGGATGTGCAAGAAGAATTAGTCTGGAAAGAAGTCATTGATGTGCCAGACAGATGATGGATAAATCAATGAGACCTGATGCATTGTCTAAGACTCTTTAGATGCTGCCAGATTTGTAGGAATCCGAATGATTTCGTATTACGCTTTGACCAACACATGTTTGAGACGATGTGCCGCACGGTACTTGAGTCTTGTTTGTCTGACACGTTCCGACTAGCTGCAGATCCTTATACGAAGGGAGTTATGATCGTCAATTTTGGCCCGAGCCATGTCGTATCTGTTGTGCCTCATAGACGATATCGCTGAGACATAATTCGGCAATGAGATGTGACAAAAGAGCGGTCCGAGCCACACAGCTGTGCAGGGTTTAAATTTCATTCCGAGGCCTGGAATTGTAACCTAAGAAACACTAAACGGTAGATGATCTACCTCTTATCGTATGCTCAACATTTTCGCGGTCTTTACTATCTTAAGTTTAGATTGCGAAAATAAGAAGGGTGTTATAGTAAAGCTGAAACGGAGGTCAAAGTCAGGTTGATATCATGGAGCGGGATTGGAGGGAGAAGCGTAATTGCTTTCACGTGGCCGGCCCGATATCTTACAAAATGATAACCAGTGTTCTCTGGGAACAGTCACTTATCTCTTTAAATAATCAGAAGGAATTTCACCAAATCACAGTCTGCAAACAGAAACAAGTAATCAGCCATGTCCGATTCATGGGTCGAACCAGCGAGCTCTCTACAGCCATCCATCGTGAAGTGCTCAGCCCTTGACAACCTCACTGCCTCAGTGTATCCTTCACCTACACACTTCTTTCCTCTACGACCGGGAACAGACCCTCGGCAGCTCTACGACGACTGCAAACAAGGCCTCTCTCGATGTATCTACGAGCATCCGCACCTCGCAGGCATTATCAGAAAGGACGAAACTGGACGTTACGCCATTGAGATTCGAGATGCACCGCATGCTGGCACAAACTTCTGGTATCGAGATCATCGCCGGGATTCAGATGTACCTTCTTACAACGAGCTCAAGATTAATGGGTGGCCCTTTGGcgatggcgaagaagatggtctTGGCAAGCTCCGACCAGAGGACTTTCCCTGCGTCCACGATGGCGACCCTGTAATCGCACCTCAGTTCAATGTCTTGAAGGGCGGTATTGTCTTGACCATGTCGATTACGCACGTGATAGGTGACCTGGTCCAGTTTATGGACTTTCTCAGGTCTTGGTCACAGAATACGAGTGCGATAGCAACTGCCAGACTCAATGGTCAACCTGTACCTCCACTCCCGCAGCAAATATCGGCGGCTCTGATAGATCGCTCCCTCTTGACACCTGACGTGGATCTAgaggaggatcttgacaagctcgCAGCCTGTGCGAGGAAGCTTCACCACCTCGACATGCTTGACCCTCGATCTCCAGAACAAGTTGCGGACAAAGTGTCAAACCTCTTCACAAAGGCACGTCTGACAAATGACGATCTAGTGAGGTTTACAGAAGATGAACTTCGCACTCTGTCTTGTTCTGTCTGGACCTTTTCACAGTCTTCAATAAAGCAGCTTCAGCGCATGATCCAAGAGGTCTTGCCCAACGGCTCAAAAGTGTCGTCCACAGATTGCTTGACCTCTTTCGCATGGAACCGACTATTTGGCGCCAAATATGCTCCCGGATTATCAGGCCGTGATCCTCTACCCGAAACTAGCAAGATTGTCTTTGCTGGGAGCATTCGTCGCCGGTTGACGCCTCCTCTACCCAACAACTACATGCCTGCCTGCGTGGATTTGTTCCCAGTGTCTGTGAGCACCAGAGACTTCATCTCACCTGACCCCAAAACTCTGGCTCATGCAGCAATGGCAATTCGCCACAGCAATAATGCTTGGAGCGAGGAAACCTTTCGAGAGATGCTCGAGATAGCCCATTCACATCCTGTCAACCCGGGCCTGATACCTAAAGGACCCATCGATGCACTTGTGACGGACCATACACGAGCAAGTGCAGCTATGCTGTCAAGTTGGGGCCCCGAGCTTGGTTCTTGTGAGGCCTTTAGAGAGCCGTATCTTGGTAGAATCCCTCCTCATGGGGAGATCACTCTCTTACCCCGATGGAATAATGGCAATGTGGATGTAATGTTTGCTGGAGAGGCTATTGTGATGGAGCGGTTGAGAAGAGATCGGCTTATGAGTCAGATGGCCACTTGTCAGTTTGTCATGGGTGATCCTAGGTTTCAGGCGACTCGTGGGAAATATGTCTCAAAGCTATAGTAGAGACAGCAATAGCCATTCCAGATCTTGTCTCGGTGTATCTAAGATAttctaaaataatactagtataataaagttGCTCTAAAGCCAGAGCATTATAATTGGGCTTTATTGACCTCGTTACCGCCTTCATCAAAAAGAATCTTATTCCCCATAATCATAGACCGTTGTAAAGCCGCGCCAATGCGCACAGCCGTTACTGCTGATTCTAGTTCAACAGGTACCGGCTTGTCGTCAAGCACGCACTCGGTAAATTCGATGGCTTCTCTTGTGAACGCTGCCTGGAACCGCCCCCAATAGTTTTGAGGAAGCTCATGCCTGATACCTTCTTGTCCATAAATCCGAACATGGTTCTCAACCGGGATCAAGTTCACAGACAGCTTACCCTTTGTCCCGATAATCTCTGTCGTATCCTCTTGGCCAGCAGCCATCATGCGCGAGGCATACAAATATGCGATGCGGCCATCGTAAAATTCGACAATGCCCACAGCATTATCCCTATCATCATACTGTCGTAGATCTGGTTCCACGGCCGTGATCCCTACAGCGTGGACTGATCGGACTTTGGACTCTTGACCAAAAAACCAAAGAGCCAGGTCAATATCGTGAATACTGCAATCAACGAATATGCCACCAGAGAACTGAGCATATGCGACAAAGAAGCCCGAGGGATCTAGCACGTCGCATGTCTGGCTCCTAAGAACAGACGGGCGGCCAATCAAGCCTGACCTTGTTTTCTCGTAGGCGTCGCGGTATGAAGCATCGAAACGGCGGGAAAAGCCACACATGACTTTGAGGTCGGGGCGGGTAGCAGCGGCGTCAACAACAGATTGAGACTGAACTGTCAGCATCATGCGAAGCCCGTCACAGGGAAACACTCACAATCTCGACCGTTGTGCCAAGGGGCTTCTCACACAATACGTGCTTGCCCGCGGCAATAGCGGCATTTGTCTGTTCAGCATGCACTGCAGTGGCAGAGGCGACGCAAACTGCATCCAAGCCCACATGGGCTATCATGTCAGAGTAGCTCTCGTATATAGCTACACCGTCAGGGGCGAGGTTCTCAGCAGCCCAATCCCTCTCGGCAGCATCTGGGCTACTGACAGCGACTAGAACAGCTCGCGGGACATTCTGATGGAAGTTCAGGGCATGTCGCTTGCCCATTCTTCCAAGACCAGCAACTCCAACTTGAAGCTTGCGAGGTGTCATTGCATTGAGTGTAGCGAGGTTAGTGAAGAAGTGAAGAAATTGTAAGAAGtagatgaaggagaagaagtgggaTAGTGCCGACCACGGccttcttaattattatatacacCCTGACGCTCGATTGAATGTCTCCATATTGATGGCAAAACTGGGCAAAAGCTGTATTTCTTGTCTTGGACTGTTCATACTGGGGTAAGGCACTTACCTGTGCGTACTTTGACGCGAGACATGGTGGAGTACAACATTCGGAGGCTTTGACCCTGAGTTCCCTGTTGATACGGGGTAATTTGCCCCGATACAGACCATGCGGATAAACGTTCCGAGTGAAGCTCCACAGTATTTCAGACCGCCGCATACTACACTACACTATGGGTCCATAGACATGGAGGATCAATCGCGTTCCCATTTACTCGGACATTTATATAGTATcgaaattaaatagctatgtAAATCGCTTAGTTTCTGACGTCACCGTATTTAAGACTATTTGAGTACATACACTAGTTACAGATGGCCTAAGCTCTTTTCAGCATCAAGAATCCACCCAGCCCCATGCTCTCTTTAAATGGTCTTGTGCTGATGCAGTGGGCCACGAATGAGTATTCTGGGTCAGCATCAATACATCCAGTAACGCTTCTTGGTCCCGTCTCTCGGTGAATCGATCGCCACACGCCGTCACTCCCATGCAGGCTGTGAAGGTGGCGGGTCTTGTGGAGGGATTTGAGAGAGCTATCCCGCAAAGTTCTCGGACTTGGGTCCGGATATCGTCCTACATCAGTCAGAATACACTGCTATGGAAGATTATGTATCTCAACCTACGTCGATTTGCTTCCGAGCTAGCTGAGCCGATGGTCCAATTCGTGGTACTCGGTCATCATGGCACATGAGGAGAATACGAGCAAATATGCTATGGGCTTGGCCTATAACTGATGTTTATTAGCAGACCTCCTTCAATCAAAAT belongs to Fusarium musae strain F31 chromosome 9, whole genome shotgun sequence and includes:
- a CDS encoding hypothetical protein (EggNog:ENOG41), which produces MSDSWVEPASSLQPSIVKCSALDNLTASVYPSPTHFFPLRPGTDPRQLYDDCKQGLSRCIYEHPHLAGIIRKDETGRYAIEIRDAPHAGTNFWYRDHRRDSDVPSYNELKINGWPFGDGEEDGLGKLRPEDFPCVHDGDPVIAPQFNVLKGGIVLTMSITHVIGDLVQFMDFLRSWSQNTSAIATARLNGQPVPPLPQQISAALIDRSLLTPDVDLEEDLDKLAACARKLHHLDMLDPRSPEQVADKVSNLFTKARLTNDDLSSIKQLQRMIQEVLPNGSKVSSTDCLTSFAWNRLFGAKYAPGLSGRDPLPETSKIVFAGSIRRRLTPPLPNNYMPACVDLFPVSVSTRDFISPDPKTLAHAAMAIRHSNNAWSEETFREMLEIAHSHPVNPGLIPKGPIDALVTDHTRASAAMLSSWGPELGSCEAFREPYLGRIPPHGEITLLPRWNNGNVDVMFAGEAIVMERLRRDRLMSQMATCQFVMGDPRFQATRGKYVSKL
- a CDS encoding hypothetical protein (EggNog:ENOG41), producing MTPRKLQVGVAGLGRMGKRHALNFHQNVPRAVLVAVSSPDAAERDWAAENLAPDGVAIYESYSDMIAHVGLDAVCVASATAVHAEQTNAAIAAGKHVLCEKPLGTTVEISQSVVDAAATRPDLKVMCGFSRRFDASYRDAYEKTRSGLIGRPSVLRSQTCDVLDPSGFFVAYAQFSGGIFVDCSIHDIDLALWFFGQESKVRSVHAVGITAVEPDLRQYDDRDNAVGIVEFYDGRIAYLYASRMMAAGQEDTTEIIGTKGKLSVNLIPVENHVRIYGQEGIRHELPQNYWGRFQAAFTREAIEFTECVLDDKPVPVELESAVTAVRIGAALQRSMIMGNKILFDEGGNEVNKAQL
- a CDS encoding hypothetical protein (EggNog:ENOG41), with amino-acid sequence MRLVQHKPSGPTFPLQTLTDMQHVAGDGVCNFILHKTLGMHLASITKGLGLRTMPITPLDRSSVVEGEQGVTLEEFPDWKLTETPCTFLNPTNYEATEVQSVEHGIFFISAENLSLLKNHALKGAANTKLSTTEAICAFLWRHVVMARQIDHHRYPEAKLSITVDARERMESSPLPSNYWGNFAEPNAVARVSVASLHNGEDGQKIYGKLASSIQRAIAAVNDKAVRRLVGLLNQMPKTTSLTWNVDRYPGPDMLIVCLQAHRYNDIYFGRHLGYPSAFRVTVGDTEGKPDGRCIILPPPHNESRGLELILQYDSGTLERLESNAEFSKFFIRRN